The proteins below come from a single Kryptolebias marmoratus isolate JLee-2015 linkage group LG12, ASM164957v2, whole genome shotgun sequence genomic window:
- the kat8 gene encoding histone acetyltransferase KAT8 isoform X2: protein MTGGNAFHKTYCFNKDSEPGMDVDMDSSRTESERGDLDSSVPAPGSSNGSGGEDDEVEGLGRPREAGGSSNQLTPDGGAVHVGREQEVSVEIGETYLCQRADKTWHTAEVIQSRLNEQEGREEFYVHYVGFNRRLDEWVGKSRLALTKTVKDAVRKSTEIGGVGDLGDQPERKITRNQKRKHDEINHVQKTYAEMDPTTAALEKEHEAITKVKYVDKIQIGNFEIDAWYFSPFPEDYGKQPKLWICEYCLKYMKYEKTFRYHLSHCQWRQPPGKEIYRRSNISVFEVDGRDHKIYCQNLCLLAKLFLDHKTLYFDVEPFIFYILTEVNKQGAHIVGYFSKEKESPDGNNVACILTLPPYQRRGYGKFLIAFSYELSKLENTVGSPEKPLSDLGKLSYRSYWSWVLLEILRDFRGTLSIKDLSQMTSITQSDIISTLQSLNMVKYWKGQHVICVTPKLVEEHLKSAQYKKPPITVDTMCLKWAPPKNKQAKLSKK, encoded by the exons ATGACTGGCGGGAACGCGTTTCATAAGACTTACTGTTTCAACAAGGACTCCGAGCCCGGAATGGACGTGGACATGGATTCGAGTCGAACCGAAAGCGAGCGGGGAGATCTGGACAGCAGTGTCCCAGCTCCGGGCTCCTCCAACGGCAGCGGCGGGGAGGACGACGAAGTGGAGGGCCTGGGCAGGCCGAGAGAAGCCGGGGGCTCGAGTAACCAGCTGACCCCCGATGGAGGCGCGGTGCACGTCGGCAGGGAGCAGGAGGTGTCGGTGGAAATCGGAGAAACGTATTTGTGTCAAAGAGCCGATAAAACATGGC ACACGGCGGAGGTGATTCAGTCCCGACTGAACGAGCAGGAGGGTCGCGAGGAGTTCTATGTTCACTACGTTGGAT TCAACAGGCGGCTGGATGAATGGGTCGGTAAATCCCGCCTGGCTCTCACGAAGACGGTGAAGGATGCAGTAAGAAAGAGCACAGAGATCGGAGGTGTCGGTGATCTGGGTGACCAGCCTGAGAGGAAGATCACACGCAACCAGAAGAGAAAACATGATGAGATCAACCATGTGCAGAAG ACGTATGCAGAAATGGACCCAACAACAGCAGCACTGGAGAAGGAGCACGAGGCG ATCACCAAAGTCAAATACGTCGATAAGATCCAGATCGGAAACTTTGAGATCGATGCCTGGTACTTCTCCCCGTTCCCCGAAGACTACGGCAAACAGCCCAAGCTGTGGATCTGCGAGTACTGCCTTAAATACATGAAGTATGAGAAGACGTTCAGATATCACCTG TCTCACTGTCAGTGGAGGCAGCCTCCAGGAAAGGAGATTTACAGAAGGAGTAACATCTCTGTGTTTGAGGTGGACGGGCGAGACCACAAG aTCTACTGTCAGAATCTTTGTCTACTagcaaaactttttttagaccataaaacactttattttgacGTGGAGCCGTTCATCTTCTACATCCTCACTGAAGTCAACAAGCAGGGAGCGCACATCGTCGGCTACTTCTCCAAA gagaaGGAGTCTCCGGATGGGAATAATGTGGCGTGTATTCTCACGCTGCCACCTTACCAACGCCGAGGCTACGGGAAGTTCCTCATAGCTTTCA GTTACGAGCTGTCCAAGTTGGAGAACACGGTGGGTTCTCCAGAGAAGCCTCTGTCGGATCTGGGGAAGCTGAGCTACAGGAGCTACTGGTCCTGGGTCCTGCTGGAGATCCTGAGGGACTTCAGAGGAACGTTGTCCATCAAAGATCTCAG CCAGATGACCAGCATCACACAGAGTGACATCATCAGCACGCTGCAGTCCCTCAATATGGTGAAGTACTGGAAGGGCCAACATGTGATCTGTGTGACGCCAAAACTGGTGGAGGAGCACCTGAAGAGCGCGCAGTACAAGAAGCCACCAATCACAG